From Solea senegalensis isolate Sse05_10M linkage group LG19, IFAPA_SoseM_1, whole genome shotgun sequence, the proteins below share one genomic window:
- the LOC122784767 gene encoding TANK-binding kinase 1-binding protein 1-like, translated as MMDLFGRGELGLLGGGEGLRDDVGVSGISWSANRLPDNMYPSSGLALAAAYHDIKTRLASLERENSSIKRKLKHYEFPMISEFGEERIVCCSCEPITKDTSVIQSETTNLQQRINSLTQELQKSKEREERLEEVIQAYEKIHLEKSNVQRDLDKMTTLVEQHMERICGLESALRQRESSLQKLRAQLRNKDAHQSQIHASLDVPREGRGSLQSSRSLDALSDLKLQRLEAELEGARHQADGACQREKELRAELQRLQQEVAQLQQAQRQSEELSHCEHCDVEWIKKAGDEQVNLALAYTELTEELSRVRGLTAKQSELLRHVSQETVSRQPPSPQLLSPTSPQRSSLSPDRLLPSPSPPLSLCDGPASYSHQPTSSRLRAKFQGRRSYSEVSDPSAIQRPSARLLRDPVSTLPKSRPLLGESQVYGQSKPQLRTSLVGLVRPASAHGAGGERGGGGAAERGGGSSLSSSPRHCALDLGFPLAAEVHHFCRLDNPPEPAPLVTPPQSSDDEEDVCVYLSPAASPPRTLGAIGIVASSPREQPLHPSFPSPRKQPHHPSFSAPEGPAALSCHLPSYMNTEHAQSWPSINLWMESEESAVRSCPLCQLTFPTGYPDDALIKHIDSHLENSKI; from the exons ATGATGGATCTGTTTGGCAGAGGAGAGCTGGGGCTGCTGGGAGGAGGGGAGGGCCTGAGAGATGACGTGGGCGTGTCTGGGATCAGCTGGTCAGCCAATCGGCTGCCGGACAACATGTATCCGTCATCGGGATTGGCCCTGGCCGCGGCCTATCATGACATTAAGACCCGACTGGCcagtctggagagagagaacagcagCATCAAGAGGAAACTCAAACACTATGAG tTTCCCATGATCAGTGAATTCGGCGAGGAGAGGATAGTGTGTTGCTCCTGTGAGCCGATAACCAAGGACACCAGTGTCATCCAATCAGAGACCACCAACCTACAACAGAGGATCAACTCCCTCACGCAGGAG CTCCAGAaaagtaaagagagagaggagaggctgGAGGAAGTCATCCAGGCGTACGAGAAGATTCACCTGGAGAAAAGCAACGTCCAGAGAGACCTGGACAAgatg acgACTCTAGTTGAGCAGCACATGGAGAGGATCTGCGGTTTGGAGTCTGctctcagacagagagagagttctcTTCAGAAACTTCGAGCTCAACTACGTAACAAAGACGCGCATCAGTCCCAAATCCACGCCAGCCTGGATGTACCCAGAG AGGGCAGAGGGTCACTGCAGAGCTCACGCAGTCTGGACGCTCTGTCAGACCTGAAGCTGCAGCGACTGGAGGCCGAGCTGGAGGGAGCGCGACACCAGGCCGACGGAGCCTGTCAGAGGGAGAAGGAGCTGAGGGCGGAGCTTCAGAGGCTGCAACAGGAAGTAGCTCAACTGCAGCAAGCACAGAGACAG TCAGAGGAGTTGTCCCACTGTGAACACTGTGACGTAGAATGGATAAAGAAAGCTGGGGATGAACA GGTGAACCTAGCGTTAGCCTACACTGAGCTAACAGAAGAGTTGAGTCGGGTTCGCGGTCTGACGGCAAAACAAAGTGAACTTCTACGACACGTGTCACAGGAGACGG TCTCTCGTCAACCTCCGAGTCCTCAGCTActctcccccacctccccccaGCGTTCTTCACTCTCGCCTGACAGGCTGCTTCCcagcccctcccctcctctgtccCTGTGCGACGGCCCCGCCTCCTACTCTCATCAACCAACCAGCAGCCGCCTACGAGCGAAGTTCCAGGGTCGTCGTAGTTACTCGGAG GTATCTGACCCATCAGCCATTCAGAGGCCCTCCGCTCGCCTGCTGAGGGACCCAGTGTCCACCCTCCCCAAGTCCAGACCCCTCCTGGGCGAGTCGCAGGTTTATGGTCAAAGCAAACCTCAGCTCCGGACCTCTTTGGTGGGCCTGGTCAGACCGGCCTCAGCCcatggagctggaggagagagagggggaggaggagctgcGGAGAGAGGAGGTGGCAGCAGTTTGAGCAGCAGTCCTCGTCACTGCGCTCTGGACCTGGGCTTTCCACTCGCTGCTGAG GTGCACCACTTCTGTCGCCTTGACAACCCGCCTGAGCCCGCCCCACTGGTGACACCGCCTCAGTCCTCTGATGATGAAGAG gacgtgtgtgtgtacctgtcgCCGGCTGCCAGCCCACCTCGGACTCTGGGTGCGATCGGGATCGTCGCCTCGTCGCCCAGGGAGCAGCCCCTTCACCCCTCGTTCCCGTCGCCAAGGAAACAGCCCCATCATCCCTCCTTCTCTGCCCCTGAGGGTCCTGCCGCCCTCTCCTGCCATCTGCCTTCCTACATGAACACAGAGCACGCTCAGTCATGGCCCTCCATTAAT TTATGGATGGAGTCGGAGGAGAGCGCCGTTCGCAGCTGCCCCTTGTGTCAGCTCACCTTCCCGACCGGTTACCCCGACGACGCTCTCATCAAACACATCGACTCGCACTTGGAAAACagcaaaatctga
- the LOC122785794 gene encoding oxysterol-binding protein-related protein 7-like isoform X2 — protein sequence MQRYPHHFFPMDPQVCPLPPGSSSQSMISLDKSPASTFKPSHSRNSSTGSSKHSKQSRNWEVMDDLQHVEMISAQGSSLDLTIPGICEGYLMKRRKYPLKGWHKRYFLLERGIIKYSKTQQDIQKGKLHGSLDVSMAVMSINKKSKRIDLDAGDNLYHLKAKSHDIFYIWLTKLCAHRVFRKNEAMSVHHGVLQALSIGQTTLPAMATYAYRNRATPPQYASSASVYQPEMGSPAPAIASHPGVTSKVSAWLQQTHDIDATTNDLARCQAELTELAQLIQRLHWLEGGLPVTNSDLEMRISMQNLQLEKPKKKSGKGFGHSRTLSRVEALGMFTSSHLSTNPSSGGGASVQSIPDYVYSQLSNPQVTSPEAKKLHQDICTVSQRVHSSLKSIHDVLSLERERLRQAWTGPEMRQNTSQQLTTLCSTLSERTPSTGRHPQRAPSVADSMAEYFDASEVIVCESSSEAEASDESGLSDITCTSTSEPEEGHATATLNYRTSVKEAPERPSPLPSDTGRRTTLPAPSSDNSHIGIMNILYNNIGKDLSRVSMPVLLNEPLSLLQRLSEELEYSELLDTANHIDDPYERMVYVAAFSISGYAWASWRYGYKPFNPVLGETYESHREDRGFRYISEQVSHHPPVSACHAESEHFTFWQDQRWKNKFWGKSVEIISSGQVNVTLPKYGDHYEWNKAVTCIHNVLSQQRWLEHYGEVVIKNTQSDVCTCKITFVKSRYWSSDNSKNEVQGVVLDRNGEVVHRFGGLWHEGIYCDTLPTPKCIWKPNVQPDDHFQFYGFSHYARELNELTPELKAVLPPTDTRFRPDQRLLEEGKVAEADKKKDEVEEKQRERRKEMAKRGEEHTPRFFRKVLDEAGREVWLSNGSYWKLRKSPGFSNTENVDLWPGA from the exons ATGCAGCGATATCCTCACCACTTTTTTCCAATGGACCCCCAAGTATGTCCGCTTCCtccaggcagcagcagccagtccATGATCAGCCTCGACAAATCCCCGGCCAGCACGTTTAAACCCAGCCACTCGCGCAACAGCAGCACCGGCTCCTCCAAACATTCCAAGcag TCTCGTAACTGGGAGGTGATGGACGACCTGCAGCATGTGGAAATGATTTCTGCTCAAGGCTCCTCTCTGGACCTCACTATCCCTGGGATCTGTGAAGGCTActtgatgaagaggaggaagtacCCGCTCAAAGGGTGGCACAAG AGATACTTCCTTTTGGAGAGAGGAATTATCAAGTACTCCAAAACACAGCAGGAT ATTCAAAAGGGAAAACTGCACGGTTCTCTGGATGTCAGCATGGCCGTCATGTCCATCAACAAGAAGTCCAAGCGCATTGACCTGGACGCTGGAGACAACCTTTACCACCTCAAG GCAAAGAGCCATGACATCTTCTACATCTGGTTGACCAAACTGTGTGCCCATCGTGTGTTTAGGAAAAATGAGGCAATGAGTGTTCATCATGGCGTCCTTCAAGCACTCTCCATCGGCCAGACGACCCTGCCAGCCATGGCCACGTATGCGTACAGAAACAGAGCAACA CCTCCTCAGTATGCCAGCTCAGCCTCCGTGTACCAACCAGAAATGGGAAGCCCTGCCCCTGCCATCGCCTCCCACCCCGGAGTTACCAGCAAGGTGTCAGCCTGGCTGCAGCAGACCCATGACATCGATGCAACCACGAACG ATCTGGCTCGGTGTCAGGCAGAGCTCACAGAACTGGCTCAGCTCATCCAGAGGCTCCACTGGCTGGAAGGAGGTCTGCCGGTCACTAACTCAGACCTGGAGATGCGCATCAGCATGCAG AATCTCCAACTTGAAAAACCCAAGAAGAAGTCCGGAAAAGGCTTTGGTCATTCCAGGACTTTATCCCGTGTTGAAGCTCTGGGAATG TTCACCTCCAGCCACCTGAGCACCAATCCCAGCTCTGGTGGGGGGGCGTCTGTTCAGTCCATCCCCGACTACGTCTACTCTCAGCTCTCCAACCCTCAGGTGACCTCACCTGAGGCCAAGAAGCTGCACCAGGACATCTGCACGGTGTCTCAGAGGG tccATTCTTCTCTCAAGTCCATTCACGATGTCCTGtccttggagagagagagactgaggcaGGCCTGGACCGGCCCAGAAATGAGGCAGAACACCTCACAGCAGCTCACCACTCTGTGCAGCACACTGtcagag AGGACGCCTTCTACAGGGCGCCACCCTCAGCGTGCGCCCTCGGTGGCAGATTCCATGGCGGAGTACTTTGATGCCAGCGAGGTGATCGTGTGTGAGAGCTCCTCAGAGGCCGAGGCTTCAGACGAGTCCGGCCTCAGTGACATCACCTGCACCAGCACCTCAGAGCCTGAAGAGGGACacg CCACTGCCACACTCAACTACAGAACCAGTGTGAAGGAAGCTCCTGAGAGACCCAGCCCACTGCCCTCTGACACAG gTCGTCGCACCACCCTCCCCGCTCCCTCATCAGACAACAGCCACATTGGCATCATGAACATCCTGTACAACAACATCGGCAaagacctgtccagagtgtccATGCCCGTCCTGCTCAACGAGCCgctgtctctgctgcagagacTCAGTGAGGAGCTGGAGTACTCGGAGCTGCTGGACACCGCCAACCACATCGACGACCCGTATGAACGAATG GTTTACGTGGCAGCGTTCTCCATCTCTGGCTACGCCTGGGCGTCCTGGAGGTACGGCTACAAACCCTTCAATCCTGTTCTGGGAGAAACGTACGAGAGTCACAGAGAAGACCGGGGCTTCCGTTACATCAGTGAGCAG GTCAGCCATCACCCGCCCGTCTCTGCCTGTCACGCCGAATCAGAACATTTCACTTTCTGGCAAG ATCAAAGATGGAAGAACAAGTTTTGGGGTAAATCAGTGGAGATCATCTCTTCAGGACAGGTCAACGTAACCCTGCCCAA ATATGGCGACCACTACGAATGGAACAAGGCGGTGACGTGTATCCACAACGTGCTGAGTCAGCAGCGCTGGTTGGAGCACTACGGCGAGGTGGtgatcaaaaacacacagagtgacgTCTGCACCTGCAAGATCACCTTCGTCAAG TCTCGATACTGGAGCTCAGATAACAGTAAGAACGAGGTCCAGGGTGTGGTTCTGGACCGGAACGGAGAGGTGGTCCATCGCTTCGGAGGCCTCTGGCATGAAGGCATCTACTGTGACACTCTTCCTACACCGAAGTGCATCTGGAAACCGA ACGTACAGCCGGACGATCACTTCCAGTTCTACGGCTTCTCTCATTACGCCAGAGAACTGAATGAACTGACACCGGAGCTCAAGGCCGTGCTCCCCCCCACTGACACTCGCTTCAGACCAGACCAGag GCTTCTGGAGGAGGGAAAGGTGGCAGAGGCAGATAAGAAGAAggatgaggtggaggagaagcagagggagaggaggaaggagatggctaagagaggagaggagcacaCGCCCAGGTTTTTCAG GAAAGTTCTGGATGAAGCTGGCAGAGAAGTGTGGCTGTCCAATGGAAGCTACTGGAAGCTCCGCAAGTCCCCGGGTTTCTCCAACACGGAGAATGTGGATCTGTGGCCCGGTGCTTAA
- the LOC122785794 gene encoding oxysterol-binding protein-related protein 7-like isoform X1, whose product MQRYPHHFFPMDPQVCPLPPGSSSQSMISLDKSPASTFKPSHSRNSSTGSSKHSKQSRNWEVMDDLQHVEMISAQGSSLDLTIPGICEGYLMKRRKYPLKGWHKRYFLLERGIIKYSKTQQDIQKGKLHGSLDVSMAVMSINKKSKRIDLDAGDNLYHLKAKSHDIFYIWLTKLCAHRVFRKNEAMSVHHGVLQALSIGQTTLPAMATYAYRNRATPPQYASSASVYQPEMGSPAPAIASHPGVTSKVSAWLQQTHDIDATTNDLARCQAELTELAQLIQRLHWLEGGLPVTNSDLEMRISMQNLQLEKPKKKSGKGFGHSRTLSRVEALGMFTSSHLSTNPSSGGGASVQSIPDYVYSQLSNPQVTSPEAKKLHQDICTVSQRVHSSLKSIHDVLSLERERLRQAWTGPEMRQNTSQQLTTLCSTLSELDIQSRLTKVHSLSLSSESTEESFCTVRPDQRTPSTGRHPQRAPSVADSMAEYFDASEVIVCESSSEAEASDESGLSDITCTSTSEPEEGHATATLNYRTSVKEAPERPSPLPSDTGRRTTLPAPSSDNSHIGIMNILYNNIGKDLSRVSMPVLLNEPLSLLQRLSEELEYSELLDTANHIDDPYERMVYVAAFSISGYAWASWRYGYKPFNPVLGETYESHREDRGFRYISEQVSHHPPVSACHAESEHFTFWQDQRWKNKFWGKSVEIISSGQVNVTLPKYGDHYEWNKAVTCIHNVLSQQRWLEHYGEVVIKNTQSDVCTCKITFVKSRYWSSDNSKNEVQGVVLDRNGEVVHRFGGLWHEGIYCDTLPTPKCIWKPNVQPDDHFQFYGFSHYARELNELTPELKAVLPPTDTRFRPDQRLLEEGKVAEADKKKDEVEEKQRERRKEMAKRGEEHTPRFFRKVLDEAGREVWLSNGSYWKLRKSPGFSNTENVDLWPGA is encoded by the exons ATGCAGCGATATCCTCACCACTTTTTTCCAATGGACCCCCAAGTATGTCCGCTTCCtccaggcagcagcagccagtccATGATCAGCCTCGACAAATCCCCGGCCAGCACGTTTAAACCCAGCCACTCGCGCAACAGCAGCACCGGCTCCTCCAAACATTCCAAGcag TCTCGTAACTGGGAGGTGATGGACGACCTGCAGCATGTGGAAATGATTTCTGCTCAAGGCTCCTCTCTGGACCTCACTATCCCTGGGATCTGTGAAGGCTActtgatgaagaggaggaagtacCCGCTCAAAGGGTGGCACAAG AGATACTTCCTTTTGGAGAGAGGAATTATCAAGTACTCCAAAACACAGCAGGAT ATTCAAAAGGGAAAACTGCACGGTTCTCTGGATGTCAGCATGGCCGTCATGTCCATCAACAAGAAGTCCAAGCGCATTGACCTGGACGCTGGAGACAACCTTTACCACCTCAAG GCAAAGAGCCATGACATCTTCTACATCTGGTTGACCAAACTGTGTGCCCATCGTGTGTTTAGGAAAAATGAGGCAATGAGTGTTCATCATGGCGTCCTTCAAGCACTCTCCATCGGCCAGACGACCCTGCCAGCCATGGCCACGTATGCGTACAGAAACAGAGCAACA CCTCCTCAGTATGCCAGCTCAGCCTCCGTGTACCAACCAGAAATGGGAAGCCCTGCCCCTGCCATCGCCTCCCACCCCGGAGTTACCAGCAAGGTGTCAGCCTGGCTGCAGCAGACCCATGACATCGATGCAACCACGAACG ATCTGGCTCGGTGTCAGGCAGAGCTCACAGAACTGGCTCAGCTCATCCAGAGGCTCCACTGGCTGGAAGGAGGTCTGCCGGTCACTAACTCAGACCTGGAGATGCGCATCAGCATGCAG AATCTCCAACTTGAAAAACCCAAGAAGAAGTCCGGAAAAGGCTTTGGTCATTCCAGGACTTTATCCCGTGTTGAAGCTCTGGGAATG TTCACCTCCAGCCACCTGAGCACCAATCCCAGCTCTGGTGGGGGGGCGTCTGTTCAGTCCATCCCCGACTACGTCTACTCTCAGCTCTCCAACCCTCAGGTGACCTCACCTGAGGCCAAGAAGCTGCACCAGGACATCTGCACGGTGTCTCAGAGGG tccATTCTTCTCTCAAGTCCATTCACGATGTCCTGtccttggagagagagagactgaggcaGGCCTGGACCGGCCCAGAAATGAGGCAGAACACCTCACAGCAGCTCACCACTCTGTGCAGCACACTGtcagag CTTGACATACAGTCGCGTCTGACCAAAGTCCACTCGCTTTCCTTGTCCTCTGAGTCTACTGAAGAGTCCTTCTGCACTGTCCGCCCGGACCAG AGGACGCCTTCTACAGGGCGCCACCCTCAGCGTGCGCCCTCGGTGGCAGATTCCATGGCGGAGTACTTTGATGCCAGCGAGGTGATCGTGTGTGAGAGCTCCTCAGAGGCCGAGGCTTCAGACGAGTCCGGCCTCAGTGACATCACCTGCACCAGCACCTCAGAGCCTGAAGAGGGACacg CCACTGCCACACTCAACTACAGAACCAGTGTGAAGGAAGCTCCTGAGAGACCCAGCCCACTGCCCTCTGACACAG gTCGTCGCACCACCCTCCCCGCTCCCTCATCAGACAACAGCCACATTGGCATCATGAACATCCTGTACAACAACATCGGCAaagacctgtccagagtgtccATGCCCGTCCTGCTCAACGAGCCgctgtctctgctgcagagacTCAGTGAGGAGCTGGAGTACTCGGAGCTGCTGGACACCGCCAACCACATCGACGACCCGTATGAACGAATG GTTTACGTGGCAGCGTTCTCCATCTCTGGCTACGCCTGGGCGTCCTGGAGGTACGGCTACAAACCCTTCAATCCTGTTCTGGGAGAAACGTACGAGAGTCACAGAGAAGACCGGGGCTTCCGTTACATCAGTGAGCAG GTCAGCCATCACCCGCCCGTCTCTGCCTGTCACGCCGAATCAGAACATTTCACTTTCTGGCAAG ATCAAAGATGGAAGAACAAGTTTTGGGGTAAATCAGTGGAGATCATCTCTTCAGGACAGGTCAACGTAACCCTGCCCAA ATATGGCGACCACTACGAATGGAACAAGGCGGTGACGTGTATCCACAACGTGCTGAGTCAGCAGCGCTGGTTGGAGCACTACGGCGAGGTGGtgatcaaaaacacacagagtgacgTCTGCACCTGCAAGATCACCTTCGTCAAG TCTCGATACTGGAGCTCAGATAACAGTAAGAACGAGGTCCAGGGTGTGGTTCTGGACCGGAACGGAGAGGTGGTCCATCGCTTCGGAGGCCTCTGGCATGAAGGCATCTACTGTGACACTCTTCCTACACCGAAGTGCATCTGGAAACCGA ACGTACAGCCGGACGATCACTTCCAGTTCTACGGCTTCTCTCATTACGCCAGAGAACTGAATGAACTGACACCGGAGCTCAAGGCCGTGCTCCCCCCCACTGACACTCGCTTCAGACCAGACCAGag GCTTCTGGAGGAGGGAAAGGTGGCAGAGGCAGATAAGAAGAAggatgaggtggaggagaagcagagggagaggaggaaggagatggctaagagaggagaggagcacaCGCCCAGGTTTTTCAG GAAAGTTCTGGATGAAGCTGGCAGAGAAGTGTGGCTGTCCAATGGAAGCTACTGGAAGCTCCGCAAGTCCCCGGGTTTCTCCAACACGGAGAATGTGGATCTGTGGCCCGGTGCTTAA